In Quercus robur chromosome 11, dhQueRobu3.1, whole genome shotgun sequence, the sequence TGCTGCCTTATTTCTTGGACAACTTTTCTGCCAAATTTGTTTGAAGGAATCTCTGCCAATCAATTACATTACATAGCAATTTAGATGACCACCCATATCTATTAAATCGTCTTACTCATTAAATCATCTACACAAGGCACATGATTACTAAATATGTCATGATTAAATACATGTGAATAGctattttttgtcatttcttttcCTGCTTAGTGTAATGGAGAGAACCTTTTGGTTGAAGTCCAGTATGtcttcttttcttggtttgCATAGAATTGGACATTTATTAATATACCATAAACTAGCTGTAtctatcctctctctctctcttcttgagaatttcaaattttagataaaGGCATTTGATTTTCATAGGAATTGAAACTTTATGGAACGTGTTAGTGTATTCGGTCAAATATTTTCAAACCTTATCATATATCTAGAGATGATTTCTTTGAATAGAAGGGCACCTCGTGCATAGCACAAGTAATAGAAGGATGTGCTGCCATGTTAGGAAAAAAGCACGCTTAAAATTCTAACACATGAACATATTAAAAGAGAAAACTCAGAATAGTCATTTTTTTGCATGTCtaaaaactcaaacccaaacaCTACACTAGTTTGGTATTAATCATTTACTTAACACAATTTCACAGTTATAAGAGATAAaaagacaacaacaacaacaacaaaaaaaaaaaaaaaaaaaaaaaaaaaaaaaaaaaaaaaaaaaatttgaaaacccaAACTAAGACAATCCATTAAAGAGAAAGGCTTGgagggaagaaatttttttgataaatttgtcaTCCAACTACATCAATCTAGCCTCTACGTCAACATGTATAGTCTCTATTTCTTTGTtgattttacaattaaaattccaaagttATAACGTTTCGCTAAAACAcgtctaaaaagtaaaaactgaaACCTAAAACACTACattagaataaaaagaatagaaagcatccttatttttctctctcccaaaataaaaggaaaaaaaaatctctccctctctcttagAGAACAATGGCAAGCAGCAtcgttgaagaagaggaagttGTGGCAAAGGTAGAAGCAATGCAAGCAGTGTACGGAGACGATTGCTTGGTTCCCCAATTCTACCCTCCCCACCTCCACCTCTTCCTCAAGCCTCGCACTGCCAACGTCACCTCCTAACAGGTCTTTCTCTCAATCTAATATTTTCTATATTTGTTTGGTTGCCTAGAAAATGATGGAAAGtaaaaccaaaacccagaaaagataaaagaaaaaccttCGAAACTGAATCAAAAGACCACACCTTTTGCTTTACCCAAATAAGTTGTGCTAATTTCTTCCCTTTGCAATCACTTATCACATATCTctttaattaagatttttatgtGTTTCAAAGTCATACCCTACGACACAATCACACggcttacacacacacacacaaaaccgTATTGCACCGTGGAATGAGAGAAGGGCACCACCACAAGTTTTGTCATCACTATAAGCCTCCACCAACTATCAAGCTACCAAAATCAATACTAGTAAAGTtctattttaaactaaaaacttaagggtttttggtttttatttggagAATCAATTGGGGGTTAATTATGATTTAGATTAGTATTTTGGGTAaggtttggttttgattaagggaTTTTCGTTAGAAGAAGTTTTGTTTTTAGGGTATTTGCCTTGGCTCAATGTTTTGGGTATTTGGCTCAATGTTTTAAAGTGTTTGTGTTTGGAACCATGTAGATTAATCTTGAACCACTGAGAGTATTGTTAAGAATTTACCttcatttgaaattgaaattgaaaagagagaaatcaattAGAGAAGAAGATAACTATTTGAAGTGGTAATTCTAGATCTAACTCTATCCAAGTTGCATTGGCAAGTGTATCTACTGTATAGATATAGTTGTATTCCTAAATTATTGTAGAGAAACTTAGTACAAATTATATTTACTATGATTGATTGCACCAGTTTCATTTAACAGCTCCTTATGGTGATTGTTAGGAAACATTATCTAGGACATTAGGTGAACTTCCTTGTTTCTTAAATTCTTCTGCTACTGCTTTCTTGCTCTGCTGCATATCTTtgctttttttcattatatgcATGTACATTTTAAAAGTGAAAGGCTATACTAGTTCTGGGAATCTTAATACACTATTAAGATCGATGTAAAATACAGTAGAAGGGCTACCTTGACCATTAGTTTTCACGTCAACGCCAACCTTAAACAGCCAGAACCGTAGGCAAACACACCTTAGATCATCAAAACCTCCAACAAggaaggggttttttttttttaaccctttttAGATTTGGGTTAAAATACGACTTAGTTTTAGACATTTTGATGGATTTTTATAGGTTTAGGTATTTGTATTAGATTCAACTTTGTACTAGATTTTGGTCTTCTTGGTTGGTACTGTTATGGTTCCATGGTGAGATTTGATAATTTGGGCAAATCATAATTCTCAAATGATGGCTTATTGGAATTTTTGTATTGTGATCTAATACTATGATGTGGGAATTCTGTTGGAACTATGGCATCTTTCTATGATGTTAGATCTTATAATATGGCagccttgaaattttttttttttctaattttttggggTGTTGTTATTCTTTtatcttctcctttcttttttatcttatatCTGCTTATAGGATTTGACGATCTacgataggccaagaatgtattgaccccttgtgataaattaatcaattaattagccaagttaattaattaatctgattaacatgcaatacgcgtggtagcacaaacaaatcaccaactaagttaatatgcagcggaaaataaagttgacacggtgatttgtttacgaatggggaaaacctccaaggcaaaaaccccatcggatgattttaaggtcaccactcccattaatccactattatcacaacaagcaattacaagtaaaggaatcccagtaccttataccaacctacagttgaactcataccccaatacccaattggacttgttctgtagtgacaatctctcctctTTAATGCACaactcccagtatgtgactaaccaatcgatgcacggatccaagtatgtgactaaccaccaacttgagaatGATGTttgctacaaagttcttcaattcatcaacacgatgaagatcacaaaacttcttggttacaaaaccctacagtgtacAAACGCAACAACTTattaaagagaaagatgaactagggaaaattgtctccgatcacaatatgcttgtgaaaaaccttTCAATCAAGTTGCACTCTCTTGCATCAGCtgtgacagcccttaaaataatccttatatatgtttagagttgtgagaaaagaaagcccaaacatgtATACACGAATtggataaaaatcataattgaaaatcttattttcataaatctcgatagatagtgtatctatcgagcagctgtcgagcatcgggcAAAAGCCGCCTTTTAAACCTCAATGATCCTATCTGTTgagctagctatcgagttttaaaaaccagcacttctttacttgattcttggacaggtttgcatggctttaacacttggacttgaaaccttgttccttgaagtattaaacacatcctagatcttcCAAATTacaagtgcattttgtcaaaggattaactaATTTGATattgacatatattcctaacatgattcacatatgtcctaacaatcccccctttggcaatccatgacaaaaccacaacaaacaaatgaacatatgagaaaagtcataaatcacttaactcatattcacttgttgaatacaataaaatctatcctaatacaaactcttgaaaaactttgcaagaaaagagttcTGGCAAGAAAGACTTTAACAActtgtatttctaaaacactttaaacaaaactcatcacggcatcttagtgtaaaacaaaaataaaagattgcatacaaataataagaagcatgtgcataaagagagaaaagatacAAATGAAAAGATAGGTGaataacatacatcaacatatatatatatatatatatatatcaaaagataagtacaatgtatgtcaaatggTCATAAGACCAATATACATGAGGTAAATgtaaaaggaagaaaacaaaatacataacaaactcactacatcccttaaaatataaacactccccctatcatCAAAAATTTCCTATGCTAACCTCCCCCTAAATACATGACTACTCCCATCCCAAAACTACTCCCGCTTTTtttcacgaatgacaaagggtaagtaacTTAAGTAGTCATCGTGTAGTCACCGGAAAAGCTAGCATCCTTATacttatcatcatcatcgtcgttGGAGTCACCATCATCGTCCTCATCCTTAGATGCCTctagagaaggagagggagactcTACAAATCCACCAAGGCGAGCCTGCCATTGAGCAATATGGCCAACACAGGTGTTCacttgacacaactcatcactaagtgtgtcaaggcgagcatccatacGCTGAAGCTGTGCCATGACCACCTCAAAGGTCACACCACCCGCCGATGAAGGAGTGGATGAAGAAGGAGCAGAAGAAGTTGGAGGAGTTGCCATCTCTATTCTTGGCCACTTCGAtcgaagctgggcctcgctCCGTCTGACAGTAGTAGTGTCTATGGCACACATAGGGGAGAAGTGTGTAGACTCAAGATAGGAGAAAGAAAAATGGCAGAGAATCCGCATGATAGccgaagggaaaatgagcttatcacaggtCACCGTATCCCTATATACATTTATGAAGGAGAGAATGAAGTGAGAtggaaaatctatagtgagtCCCTTAAGAAaggataacaaaaatcaagccAGGGGTGTTTTGACAGTCACCCCAAGAAAAAGGTGTCTCACAGAAGCGAGACGAgagttcgtctttggacacagtctgAAGATGATCACAGCAAGGGTAGTCAGCAAATTCTACCCTCAGTACATGTAGCACCTTGGATATAAGAGTCAGAGTAACTACAATGCGCGTACCTCAAATGCGAGTGACAAAATGAGGTACAAAATAGTCGAAtccgtgcatattggagtaaaactcctgtatgatcacGAAAAGATAGGTGACCAAGATGCCAcatagtgactcccaacccctactgtagatgacagtgggaaggtTAGTATCGAAAAAGTCCGATAGAATGACTTGgtgttccgaatgaatgccatGTCATGAGAAGTTCTCTAAAAATCCTTACGGGCTTTATCATCCCAAAACCGGACATGAGATGGAGTAGAATCAatgagggaagaagaagaaaaagcccTAGAACGAAGAAGGTTCCGAGACGGAGTAGATTTTCAtttaggtgccatagagcaACTAaccgaaagaaagagagagggagatccATGTTTCCTTACTGTTTAGTCATCCCAATTTGCTTCCACTTCTTGGTCATACTATCATTTCTGTTAAGGTAATCAGTCAGATTGGTTATTTCTATCTAATTTACAATtgttattcatatatttttcttaaataaaactTGACACTTATAGAATTGTTACATGACTGTTGCTTTGGTTGGActactttagtataaaattgATGGAATCAAACCATAGTTTTGGCTTTGACTTTGGTCACTAAGCCACAAGAATTTGAAACATTTCATTTAAACACAAGGAAATCTGGTAAACACATTGGCAATTATTATTGTTGGGGTTGCAATGTTACGTACCTTGAAGTTGAAGAGCATGAGGTCTTGCCATGTGTGCAACTTAGCCATTGTTTCTCCTCCTTCTTGGTATTCTTCATAAAATGGTTGTTCTTGCTTCTTACGTTCCAATTTTCTTTGCCATtactacctctctctctctctctctctctctctctctctcttcatcaaaGTCAAAATCCTCAAATGagactaccaaaaaaaaagggtagatAATCACTACtcaggaagaaagaaaaaaagaacttgacggctaaaagagactatcacagATACAAAAGAAGCAATCTTCAAAGGCCAGGCCTGACTCGCTTTAAATCTTAAATCACCAAAAATTTTCTAGGAAGGTATTAGAGGAGTAGGaaacttatttcttcttttctttgagttGTTTTCTAAAGCCTTTTAGTGCTTCACAGATTTCTAAGGCCAAAAATACTTTATTATTTGCTCTAATCCTAGAGGACCACACGTGTATTGTTTTAAAACTATAcactacaaaagaaaaaggtgaTCTTAGTTACTTCCAGCTAGGTACGTGGCGTATTGGCTTTCATTCTCTTGTCTGACTTGTGTTGTGAGTCTTGTGACTTAGACTTATCTTTTGACAATATAAATTGCTTAGCTTTTGTCTTTTTGTGTAAATgtatgtaaatataaaaatatgtaattgtgTTGAAATTGCTCTTGTCTCTTAGTGTGGGGGTGGATGGGGCCGTGGCATTGAATTGGGGTAGTGGTCTGTGGTCTCTTAAAAGTAAGTGAATATTAGtccaaaaaaaagtgaatacacattataaaagaaaaaaaaaaactatgttaaGCAATTCTGTAGTGGGTTGAGCCGGGTGGATGATGCATATTATTAGTCTTTACATTGTGCAAAGCAAATTAAACTGTGAAATGTGTGCtatattgtgtaatttatgATTCTTAATGGATCACCTGAAAAATATTTCTAGAACCGCCACTGTTTACCGAAACACCTCGAAACACTCGAAATAGACCGGAATGACCTGAAATTTTTTCTGAAGTAAAATAGGGTGGGTTACTGTTCTGGTTTGTTTACTGGCACGGTATTTTCTGGCCGTTACggaatgaaattaataacattgaaTCAAACCTAATTACCTAAaggctaaaaataaataagattgtGTAATCTATGCTTCCTAAGGAACACCCTGAACAAATTTTCTGAAGTCGCCACTACTTTAAATTGAAGGTCAATGATTcttctttcaaatttgaatGTGTCACTATATTTATGCAATTGTTTTATCCCTTCATTTGCATATTTCATTTGGAAGATCAgctttataaaaagaaaaaaatggttgCAGGTCATGTGTTTAATGAAATTCTCCTAGACGTGATTTGTAAAcctttgactctttttttttctcatctcagATTCATTCCCACTCCGTCTTTTACTATCTCTCTCCCCAAGCCCATTGGTTTAATCCCCCACTTGGATCACAAGCCCATCTACCTAAGCTCAACAAAATAGTAATGCATATTACTTAACGGTTAATGTGGTAGAACACAGTTGGTGGCTTTGATTTTATCTTCTAATtcaaaataagttgaaaatctGCAGTGTTCTATATGCATTCTTTTGGTATTTTGATTATATGTTATTGACTTATTGTTGCATGCCATATgttaattgaaaatttctttttgatgtGATATGtgaaatttcatattttgtatGAGCCATGTTATTCCCATTTTGTGACACTGTTTGTTTAAGGTTGATTtccttgaaaattattttttggttggaaCAACGATTATGGTGGTTCAATtcaactttttgattttttattttttttaaaaagtaaaagataTTACAAAGTCATTGTTTTTATGACAATATATAAGTATTTAATTAAGTGAGCaaatataataacttttttaaagTGGTTCAATTTAACTTATATCAAAGTCTTTTGAAAAAATGGGTAAAAGGGATTTGGCAAATTAGTGAAAGGAATTTTTACACATTAAATTATCCAAACAACTCAAATCTTTGGTATGCCTTTATCACTTTACATGTTTAAGATAGATTCAATGCAAAATTAATGCAGAATTGCAAGGGTTAAATACAATTGATTGGtttatttgctatttttttctctaCATATTTTTCCAATCAATATATTCTCTTCATCAAACTTTTTGTCATTAAACTTGCAGGAAAAATTTAGAAGGGAAGGAAGAAAAGGTGGTGGATGAACTTTTTGTGATAGCATGGATGCTGTgcaattaaagaaattaatggCTTTTCAAATAACAGTACAAATTGTCCGGTGTGATGGCCAAAGAGGCCATATGTTTTGCTGCAAGTGATGTCCTTCAAGATAAACTTTGATGGAGCAATGTTTAAAGAACAAAGCACATTGGGAGTGGGAATTTTTATACAAGATGATAATTGGTAGCTCATTGCCGCATTAAGTTGCAAAGGGACAGCAATAATGGATCTGGAGGAGGCAGAACTAGCAGCAGTTGTCCAGGCTATTAATTTTGCAATTGGAATAGGTGCAAGAGATATCATCTTAGAGGGAGATTTAGCAAGTTCTTTTGACAAGCTGTGATCCGAGGAAGAAGATAATTCACACTGGGAGCTGTGGTGAAGGAAGCCATATTAAGAATGAATCTGATCAAACCATGGAAAGTAAAGCAATTCTAGGTGAGAGGCGAATCAGAATGAGTATTTATTGGTGTGACTTGCTTATTGATTGGCTAAACACTAATGTAATGAATATGAATAGTATTTAATGCAAGTTATCTTTGATtagtttaaggaaaaaaaaaaaaaaaaagaccaatacCTCAACATACTCTCTCTAAAATGCTTCCAAAGAAGAAAAGTTTCAGTTGCTCCATATACTCCATGGTGGTTTTGATATATGATTCTACATTTTCCACTTTgtatttcatttgttttgactctttctttttaaatattattattgctaccttttcattgatttgttttcttttatcctCTATGGGCAAATGCACTTCCAATGTGGGCCCTTATGATCACTAGGATTGAGATCCTCTAGAGTTCCTAGGGACCCATTTCATCACCGAAATTACTGGTCATGAAAAGCTTCAGCCATAGTTATACAAtcataataatcaattttgagaaaaaaaaatgttaattatccatatatatatataggcttcTTGGCCTATGTGcataataatcaattttctaaataagtaaatttcttttgcatttaatgCTGCAATGTCATAGCCACTATTCACATTTAAGGTAATAACTATCATTTATgagtagttatttttttaaatcattatttttgtagatTTGTTAGTGGATTAATGATATGGCAAAATCTAGACcttttattataaatgaaaGGTTAAGATTAAAAGAACTCTACATGGTAGAGTACCCTAGGAACTCTACAGGATCTCAATCCATGATGATTATTACATCTGTAGAAGTTTTTATGTCGATATCAATTTCCAATCATTAGATTCGATCCATATGTTGCACCATAAGCATGTAATaattctaataaatttattgtgaaaataggTAGGAGGATGATTACTAATTTACTGTCAACACTTGGGTCATTTACACTTCTAATACATGTTGCATTGAgtgatttattttgaaaaattactgattttctcaaaatttgatATAACCTCAgtgattcccccccccccccccagaggatattaaaaataagtaaatattggGGTTTTCGGATGTGACCCTTAATGTACTCATAAAACATGATACTGATTAATAAGTTGTTTTTTACTGAGTTTTGATCAAAGTAAATTCTTAAATTACCTATTTGtgtctttctttttggtgttttgtcAAAGTTACATTAACACTTATAGTTTTTGTAACTCAACAGAATGATTGGGATTCAAAGTTTTGAAGTCCTATCAAGTATCAACTATGACTTTTTTTGACATGCATATCAATATTTGATAGGCATAAGAGCATTGATAGGCTTAATCAATGAAGCAGGAACCTATGCTGCAACACAAAATTTGTGCCATGTATCCTTcgttttatatttatatttatatttttttttatagaagtgtctttctattttgaaagaacaacattttctttatttagccTACCAAGGTGCCATTTTAGTTTTGGTAAACTTAACAATTTAAGAAATGATTATTAGgttcatatttttttgtatattaatcttaacaaattatatttactcaatttttaataatttgtaataTAATTGAAACTAATTCCTCAAGCATTAAATCACATATTGAGTATTATGCATGGTCATAaagataatttattatatttaccaGTGCATCGCACGAGAACAtcaactagtatatatataactgaaacctctggagctcccacaattttccatgtcagcacgatatttaaataaaattatttttgtttagtccaaacttaataatgaatgaaactctatctttctaacaaattcaacttaaactcaaactcatcattatcattctttttaaacaaaattatttttgtttaatccaaatttaacaaggagtgaaactctatctctctaacaagtccaacttaaactcaaattcaaacattaaaaatttatctccaaatttgcgagattaatcatgaacactattaaaagcaaagcaaaccccaatatttttttttgtgacagAATCAAAATAGAGTTCTTATCAAGAGTAGGAGTTTTGTCTTCCTCTTTTCCGATGAATAAACtatgtactatatatatatatatatatatatatataatcgaagCCTCTagagctcccacaattttccacgtcagcacaatatttaaataaaattatttttgtttagtccaaacttaataagGAATGAAACTCAATCtttctaacaagtccaacttaaactcaaattcatcattatcatgttttttaaattaacaatgaatgaaactctatctctctaaccaatccaacttaaactcaaactcacaCATTGATGATTTATCTCCGAATTTGCGAGattaatcatgaacactattaaaagcaaagcaaaccccaaatttttttttttttttttttaagccaagtAGAAGTATGAGttcttcttatgttattttcttctcatgtactttgttgaaaaaagtttattttatggTAGAGTCAgcacaaaatcaaaatagagttctaaTCAGGAGTAGGAGTTTTGTCTTCCTCTTTTCCGATGAATAAACTATGTACACAAGAGGAAAGGCAGTGTGCTTCTTGGCCACGTAGAGTATTTCCTTTTCCAATACctttattgtttttgaatttttggtttttatttaatttgaattatttgaaaatattgagCCGGCCAATTAAATagggttgaaaaaaaattaaaacaaaaaggacCGCATGAAGAATGATAGGTATTATTgaaatttgctttttttttttcttttaagattacaattttattgtttaaataattatagaatTGATGATTGTTTTTCAtcatttaaagtttaaacccattaaaatttaaaacttattgttttatgggttcatgtactttttttctttttcttatattttttttttgaatagtcatatattttttgaattttttcaataacttattctttaattatatatattttttggcattttggaagttttaacatttgaatttgtgttagtttttgcaatatttaaaCATGTTTAGCTTATTTCAATGACTATaccatgtattattcttttgaaggtaatcactttttcttttatatttctctattgtatAGTCATATacatttggttttgtttcaaaaatttatagaaagtaaatcttataattctttaatattttttattctttcaaaagttttaacatttgaattattcttttgatggtaacacatctttctcttatatttctctattatgtAGTCACATGcacgtgcacacacacacatgtacatATAGGAGTTTTGACTTCCTCTTTTCCAATGAATAAACTATGTACACAAGAGGAAAGGCGGTTTGCTTCTTGGCCATGTAGAATATTTCCTTTGCCaatacttttattgtttttgactttttggtttttatttaatttgaattgtttgaaAAGTATTGAGCCAGCCAATTAaattgggttgaaaaaaaattaaaataaaaaggaccACATGAAGCGTGATAGGTATGATTGtaatttgcttcttcttttttttcttctttttttttttttttttacttttaagattacaattttattgtttaaataattatagaatCAATGATtgttttttcatcttttaaagtttagacctgttaaaatttaaaacttattgttttatgagttcatgtactttttttctttttcttatatttctcttttgaatagtcatattttttgaattgtttcaataacttattctttaattatatatattttttagcatggtaacacatctttctcttatatttctctattatgtAGTCACATGCACGCACACGCACACGCACACATGTATATATAGGAGTTTTGACTTCCTCTTTTCTAATGTATAAACTATGTACATGAGGAAAGGCAGTGTGCTTCTTGGCCATGTAGAGTATTTCCTTTGCCAATACTTTTATTGTTCTTGACTTTTTGGTttcatttaatttgaatttgtaaagttgtaatttacaactatgtgttttgttgactttaattccgtgccaaatttgattgtatttttattcaatcttttgtaccctatatttattgtgagatttgattgtaagggttgtgtgatagagagagagtgtgaagactcaagtaATTGACAACTGAAGAGTTTTCACGGGTATCTTGCGACCaagcatcccgcgaagtgaCCCATGTGACTTGCACATgctggaatgcaaagagtcaggaTAGGATGGAGACAGCTATGTCTCGCAAGTATCTCGCGAGTAAGGCCTTCTTGTAAGACACCCGTgagacattctgttttgccagactgtctattctgatacacactttctatgcctacactatttatacccacattacccacaaatgtttaggagtgcttctgagagaaaaccctagccaaacaccttgagagctagagattgttatacctacaatcctctacacaattgcttgtggatttttctcaactcctatctctccatttccataccattgagaggttgatagcccaaacacttaccacaccctttcagagtgtcaagtgaggttttggtgctactgggaagcattggaagaagccaaggatggcagatgcaac encodes:
- the LOC126706724 gene encoding uncharacterized protein LOC126706724, which encodes MKNTKKEEKQWLSCTHGKTSCSSTSRDTVTCDKLIFPSAIMRILCHFSFSYLESTHFSPMCAIDTTTVRRSEAQLRSKWPRIEMATPPTSSAPSSSTPSSAGGVTFEVVMAQLQRMDARLDTLSDELCQVNTCVGHIAQWQARLGGFVESPSPSLEASKDEDDDGDSNDDDDDKYKDASFSGDYTMTT